One genomic segment of Candidatus Anaeroferrophillus wilburensis includes these proteins:
- a CDS encoding DUF5320 domain-containing protein translates to MPGFDGSGPRGMGPMTGRGMGYCVQPMGKPMINASLSVAGESRNYGVGRGGLPRGGGRGRAFGGRRGRRAWHHCW, encoded by the coding sequence ATGCCTGGATTTGACGGTAGTGGACCTCGAGGAATGGGACCTATGACTGGTCGGGGAATGGGCTATTGTGTCCAACCGATGGGAAAACCCATGATTAATGCTTCCCTGTCAGTAGCGGGGGAGTCGAGAAATTACGGTGTTGGCCGCGGTGGCCTGCCCCGCGGTGGGGGTCGTGGCCGAGCTTTCGGTGGCCGGCGGGGCCGGCGTGCA